In the Lactiplantibacillus brownii genome, one interval contains:
- a CDS encoding IS30 family transposase: protein MSYKHLTIKEREILMFLRTKGLSIRAVALRLGRNPSTISRELKRCAGNYSPSKADNDYHQKRQNCHKKRLLDSHPQLRRQIVHYILDLHWSPEQITALFNKEHQWCVSYNTIYRHIYQHNLGEKYSSRGDTGIQRHLRHKHRTRHSKNTRRHREVQTDYISIHERPGFINQRQRIGDWEIDTVIGRTGHSILLTVVDRLSRLTLIKKVVQKDLQEINKGLVELLGAIPKEFVHSITPDHGTEFLHLDEISERLGVTVYWPDPYSPEQRGTNENTNGLIREYFPKRTDIDNYTEQDVEHCQKQLNQRPCKVLNYETPYEVFFDKPLHLV, encoded by the coding sequence ATGAGCTATAAACATCTTACTATAAAAGAACGTGAAATACTTATGTTTTTACGAACTAAGGGGTTATCTATCCGGGCTGTTGCGTTACGGCTGGGGCGAAATCCAAGCACTATTTCACGGGAGTTAAAACGTTGTGCAGGTAATTATTCCCCAAGCAAAGCAGATAATGACTATCATCAAAAGCGGCAGAATTGTCACAAGAAGCGGCTATTAGACAGCCATCCACAATTACGCCGTCAAATTGTTCATTACATCTTAGATCTGCACTGGTCACCAGAGCAGATTACCGCTCTCTTTAATAAGGAACATCAATGGTGTGTTAGCTACAACACAATTTACCGTCATATCTATCAACACAATTTAGGTGAGAAGTACTCCTCACGTGGTGATACCGGTATTCAGCGCCATCTCAGACATAAACATCGGACTCGGCATTCAAAGAATACTAGACGACATCGAGAAGTACAGACCGACTATATCTCGATCCATGAGCGCCCTGGTTTTATCAACCAGCGTCAACGTATAGGTGACTGGGAAATTGATACTGTGATTGGTCGAACGGGTCACTCCATCCTTTTAACGGTTGTCGATCGGCTTAGTCGGCTTACGCTTATCAAAAAGGTTGTGCAAAAGGACTTGCAGGAGATAAATAAAGGCTTAGTTGAACTGTTAGGGGCCATTCCTAAAGAATTTGTTCATTCTATTACACCAGATCATGGGACCGAATTTCTTCATCTTGATGAAATCAGCGAAAGGTTAGGTGTTACTGTCTATTGGCCCGATCCATATTCGCCTGAACAGCGTGGAACAAATGAGAATACAAATGGATTAATCCGGGAATATTTTCCCAAGCGAACAGATATTGATAATTATACAGAACAGGACGTTGAACACTGCCAAAAGCAGTTAAATCAACGTCCTTGCAAAGTGTTAAACTATGAAACCCCATATGAAGTATTTTTTGACAAACCGTTGCACTTAGTTTGA